The nucleotide sequence CACCATAACCGGTGCTGCATCCTCAGGGGCCTGCAACAGGCTGTTATGCGCCATCCGCCCTGTTCCTTCCGTCGCCATGCCCTGCGGAGGGTCTTATTTCATCAACTGGTTGAGGCGCTCATTCAGCATCGCACCATTTTTAGCCCAGAATGCGGCATCGATTTTCAGCCCCTTCTGCCAATGATTGTCCGCCGTGGGCATCCAGCGGATGATCTGCGGTGACAACCCTGCCAGTGCCTCAGGGGAAAAAGTGCCGAGGCCGGTTTGCCCGGCCATGGTTTGCTGGACCTCCTTACCGGCCCATACCCTCAGAAAATCCTGCACAATCGCCGGATTGGCCCCGGATGGAGCCGCCCACCAGCCAATTCGGTAGAGATTGCCGCTCCATTGCACACCATAGCGCAGGGTCTTTCCCGTTGCCGACGGAGCACCCGTTTCAGCGGCCCGGTCTGCAAGAAAAATCTGCTCCGCCGGCGCGCTTTCCATCAGCACCTGTCCGGATGCCATCAGATGCACGGCCTGCGCATCTGTCTCCCACCACACGATATAGGGACGGAGCTGAGCCAGCTTGCGGAAGGCACGATCCTGACCGTCCTTGCCGGAAAGCACGTTATAGACATCACCCGGTGATACACCGTCAGCCATCAGGGCAATTTCCAGATTGCCTTCCGCCCCACGATGCAAGCCGCGCTTGCCGGGATATTTGGCGATATCCCAGAAATCTGCCCAGCCTTCCACGGATTGGAATTTGGACACATCCCAGACCAGGACCATGCTGCGCATCCATGCGCCCAGCCCGCATTTGCCCTGCCCCTGCGGCAACCAGTCTATCCCTGCTGCCCCGGCTGCGGCCGATTTGTGCGGCACAGGATTACGCTGCGCATCACCTGCTGTAGCGGATGGTTTCGCATTGTCGGGGGATATCGGCGAGAGTGGTGCGGGTGCGGCGTGAGTATTGCCCTGCTCCGCTTCTCCGGTCGCAGCATGATGAGGGTCGGAATTGTCCAGCACTTTGGCCAGCGGCATTACCAAACCATGCTCGCAGGCAGCATCCAGGGCTGCTTCCGGCCATTCAAGCACGCTGTCAGCCGGCCCATCCAGATGACCGAGTGTATCAACATCGCCATTCCACTGGAAGAAACGAAGCTTCAGATGCGTACGTGCTTCCAGATCGGCCAGCATATTTTTGCGCAGGAAATCCTGATTGGCGCCCGGCAGAAACCCTACCCCCAGAACAGAAGGCGACGTATCCCGCTTCTCCTGCGCCCCCGCCCCGTAAGCGACAAGGGCCATGATCGCGGCGACACCAGCCGCGATAATGCCAGCAAACCGAGTTTTCATCCGATAGGGTATCCGTCCAAAAACACGCGGGGCTGACCTCTTTCCGTCATGGGGCAGGCAGGATTATTGCAGGCGCGACCACTCATTCCCCGATGCTTCTACACAGGCAGACTGCCGAAAGGGAGGGGAGAAGCATAGATGCGTTCATTCCGGCACCCAACCACCTGAACGCCCATGAAGCAACCGCCCATGAGGACGTCGCGTTAAAAGAGGCAACAGGCCCTGCAGCAAGGTCTTCCGCCAATGATCCTCAACGATCTCGTGCGGTATTGATTTTGTGCAGGGTCACGCATGACGCACCAAGGAGATAACCTTATGGCGCTATTCCGTCGCTCCCGTCCCTCTGCCGATGATGCCCGGGAGCAGATTTTGCACCTGCGTGAGCAGGTGGAGGCGCTGTTGAACGACCGCGTTACCCCGGCGCTGGCCGATGCAGCCGGCCGGGCCGAAAGCGCAGCACGGAATGCACAACGTTACACGCGTGAGCATTCCAGTGTGATTTGTGAGCACGTCAAGGAAAGACCTTTGGTCGCCCTGCTTGCAGCCGGCGCCGCAGGATGGCTGATTGCCCGTATCTTCCGCTGATACGGGACTCGATTCATGCGCACCCTTCGCCTCGCACGTACCGCCCTTGAGGCGGAGGGACTGATCCTCAAACGGCAGGCATGGCAGGTTGCCCTACGGGGGATCTTCCTGGCCATTGCCCTGCTGTTTCTGGGGGCATCTTTGGTGATGCTGCACCTTGTCCTTTATCTCGCCTTGCAACCTCATGTCCCGCCGATCGGTGCTGCGGGGATCATTCTGGGCGGTGATCTGTTCTTTGTACTGATTTTCGCTCTGCTGGCGCTGAAAGGATCACCTGATCCGATCGCCCATGAAGCAAGGATGGTGCGCGATCAAGCACGGGCGGAACTGGCTGGTATATTCACGACTGCGGCCACTCTTGCGCCCCTGGCAAAACGATTTGGAGTAACAGGCATACTCGGGGCCTTGCTGACCGGTGCCATCGCCAATATCCTTGCCTTGTGGAACAAAAAAACCTGATTTCTCTCAGCCAGACTGTCACAATCCGGCAGACCGGCCCGACCGGCTGGATCACGCTCAACCGCCCCTCGGCGCTCAATGCACTGAATGGGGAGATGGTACGAGCCATTCAGCAGACTCTGGACCGCTGGCGCGATGATCCAGCCGTCACCGCCATCATATTGCAGGGTACGGGGCGCGCTTTCTGTGCCGGAGCCGACGTGCGGCGTTTACGGGAAGCCGTACTGGCCGACGATATGGACGTCGTGGAAATATTTTTCCGCGAGGAGTATACGCTCGATCATACCATTGCGACCTATCCAAAGCCGATTCTTGCTCTGGTCGACGGATTGTGTGTTGGTGGCGGCATGGGATTGGCGATGCATGCCCATCTTCTGGTTGCGACCCGCTCTGCCTCCTTCGGGATGCCGGAAACAGCAATCGGCCTGTTTCCGGATGTCGGCGCCAGCCAGGTACTACCGCAACTGCGAGGCCGGACCGGACTCTACATGGCACTGACCGGACGCCCCATCCCCGCCGAAATGGCGCATGCCGCCGGACTTCTCACTCATCTCTGGCCCGGAGAAATGTCCGAGCTGGTTGCCGGTCTGGAAAGACACGGTCTGGCCGCGCTGGTGGAAACCGATCTTCCCGTTCCTTCCTCCGCCTTTAACCATGTTTTCTCACGGATCGACACTTGCTTCTCGGGCACGTCACTCATTGATATTCTCGACGCCCTTGCCAGCGAGACAAGCCAATGGGGGGAGGAGACACTTGCCGCCATACGCGAAAAAGCACCCGCCGCGCTGTGCTGGACCTTCGAGATGATGCGAACCGGTCAGAACCTGACACTTCAACAAGCCCTGAACCGGGATCTGGCCATGGCCATGACCGTCACCAGACTGCCAGATTTTGCGGAGGGTATTCGTGCCCTGCTGATAGACAAGGACCGCACGCCACATTGGCAGGATGCGCGGGTCGAGGATGTCGATCCCGCCATGATCGCCAGCGTGTTGCAATCTGCCGCATCCTATCCGGGGACGCTCTGCTGATCGAAGGCGCGGTGGGTCTCGAAGCCCTGCGCCTCAACGAAGACCCGCCTGACTTCGGGATAATTGCTTCTGATACGCTGTTCGATTCGGGAAACCGCGGCTTCAACGGCCCCGGCGCTGCGCTGGTTCTCGAAATCCATGCTGATCGCCACCAGAACTTCGGACGGACCAAAATGCATCGTCAGAATTTCATTGGCACAGACCACACCGGGCTCTGACGCCACAATCCGGCGAATATGCTCCCGCACCGCTTGCGGCGCAGACTCGCCAATCAGCAGGGAGCGGCTTTCGCGCGCCAGAAACAGTGCCGTGACCGCCAATATGCCGCCGATCACCAGCGAGGCCATCGCATCAAAAGCAGGCTGATCCAGCCATTGCGCCAGTCCCAGCCCGACTCCCGCCGTCAACAAACCCAGCAATGCGGCGGTATCCTCAAACAGGACAGTGAACACGGTCGGATCTTTGCTGGCCTGTGCGGCCTCCAGCACCCCCAGCCTTCCCTTCTGACGGAGGAAAGCACGCATTGCCAGCAGCCAGACAATGCCCTCGAACAAAAAGCTCCCACCCAGCACGAGGTAATTCGGCCAGACATTGGTGACAGAAACGGGATGACGCAGCTTTTCAATCCCCTCGAAGATCGAGACACCCGCGCCAAGACCGAAAATCAGCACGGCCACCATGAAGCTCCAGAAATAAAGCTCCAGCCCATGACCGAACGGGTGTTCGGGTGTGGCGGGACGGGCCGCACATCTCATGCCCCACAGCATCAGCAATTGGTTGCCGGTATCGACCAGCGAATGCACTGCCTCACTCAGCATTGCGGAAGAACCGGTGGAGGCCGCCGCTGCAAATTTCATGACGGCAATCGCGAAATTGCCGCCCAGCGCGGCAAAAACGACGAGACGGGAAGAAGACGCGGATGCCATCCCGCCACTATGATGATCATCTGCCGTCCTGCAAATGGGCAGATATAGAAAAAGGCAGCCCGAAAGCTGCCTTTTTGAGTCAGATATCGCAAGTCAGGATCAGGATTGGGCGTCCGGAGACAACACGATGCAGCCGCCTTTGCCATGATTGATCTTGCTGCATGCAGCCTGAGCGGATTCCCGTGACATGCCGGTCAGCCGTGCCCGATACAGGGTTGCACCGCGCTGCTTGACAGTGCCGACAGCCGTATGGCCATGAGTCACAGAGGCTTTGGCATTGGCCGCCGCTGCCTTGGCGAGATGCGGGCTGTTATAGGCCCCCACCTGAATAGCCCATCCACCGCTTCCAATCCCTCGCGTCTGAATGGGAGACGCTTCCGCCCTGTTGATCAGGCTGAAGCCGCCACGACGCGAAGCGGAAGTCGCCGATGCCAGCTGGACACGGGCGGCAACCGGGGCACCATGTCGACCATAGGAAGAGCCACCATGTGTGGAATTAGACGCCATACGAACCGTTTGAACCCGCCCATGCGTGGCGGCAGAGCGGGATCGCCCATGACTGGAAGAGGATGATTGATCCAGCGCCGCATAGGCACGGGGGCTGGAGAAATGGCTTCCCCCTGTGGTCAACTGATCATAGCTGAGCGTGGTAGAAGCAAGCTGCTCGGCCGGAGAACGACTGATCGGATAGAGACCGTCGATATTCGGAGCGATTGACGCCACATAACGCCGGGTTTCTTGCGGCAGGGAGCGACCGCTATTGACCAGATCATCCACCCGGCCAGGCCCGGCATTGTAAGCCGCCAGAAAAGCCGGAGACCCATAGAGATCATAAAGCTCTCTCAGATAGGCCGTTCCAGCGAGAATATTATTGTGGGGATCATAGGCATCTTCACCGAGGCTGTAACGTACCTTCAGCTCGTCATAGGTGCCGGGCATCACCTGCATCAGGCCCATGGCGCCAACCGGCGATGTCACGAGATCACCGTTATGGAACAGACGGCCACCAGATTCGACGCGCATGACCTCCCTGACCCACCGCTCCGGAACGTCGAAACGCTGCGAAGCCTCGGAAATATAGGGACCCCATGGATCTTCAGCGGAGCCGGGAGCAGAATAATTGCGGGATGCACGCGCCTGGTATTGCGCTGCCTCCTGACTTTCGTTCACTCTGCCGCTATGATTGCCGCAGGCTGTCATCAGCGCCAGCAGGGCGATGCAGGCGAGTTTTCCGAAAGCGGGCCGGAACGCCTTGCGGCGGAGCAATGCTGAGGGGGGGTGGATCTGATCCATCCGGGCTGTTTCTCCGTCGTGACACAGCCACATGCCATGCATGTGGCCGGAGGGCACGGCGACGCCCATGACTGCAAGGCTGCCGTCGTTGATGTTCCTTTTCAGGAACGGCGTGTAAGTCCTTTATAGGCAGGCGATTTTGAACACAAGTCGATAATCAGGAAAATCGCATTTTCTTGACGTCCTGATGTTTTTTCATGCTCACTCGTGCATCCATGCAACGGCTTGCGCTTGTATCAACCGCCCATTCCGGGCTACTCGCCGCACGGATGCAGATGCGGTCCTGACAATAACGGCCCTGTGCTATCCTCGACATGCCGTGAATAGCGCTGACACCGCTGAGATAAGGTAGACATCTTGCCGGATCATCTTTCTTCCCCGGATCCTATGGTCCGGACCACGCAACCGCCTCATCAGGGACAGAGAAGCGTGCGTGAAACAGAATTTTTTGTGGAAAGCGGCAGCAGTTTCAGGGTGCGCAACCGCCTTGCCATGCAGGATATCGCCGACGGTCTGAAGCTGATGCGGCTCGGCTGCACGCTCGGGCTGCTGGATATCAAGGGACGCTATCGCGGATCCATGCTCGGTCCGTTCTGGATGACCCTCTCCACCGCTGTGATGGTCCTGGCGCTCGGGCTGCTGTATTCCCAGCTGCTCGGGCAGACCGTCGCCCAATTCCTCCCTTACCTTTCGCTGTCACTGGTGCTCTGGGGTTTTCTCCAGAACATCATTCAGGATGGCTGTGCTGTTTTTACCTCCTCGGAAGGCATGATCCGTGCCGTCCGCATGCCCTTTTTCGTGCATGCCACACGGTCCATCATCCGCAATCTGGTGATTCTGGCCCATAATATGCTGGTCTTTATCGCCGTCTTTGCCTTTTTCAGGATTTGGCCGGGCGAGGCTGTGTTCGGTGCCATTCCAGCCCTTTTGCTCTGGTTGATCGATGGATACGCACTGACCATCATGATGGGGATTCTCTGCGCCCGTTTCCGTGACGTGCCGCCCATCGTCTCCAACCTCGTGCAGATCGGGTTCTATATCACGCCGATCATCTGGAAGCCGGAACAGCTTCTGTACGGTCGGGACTATCTGCCCCTGAACCCATTTTACGCTATGCTGGCCGTCCTGCGTGACCCCATTCTGGGACTGACGCCCAACTGGCAGGTATGGACCTCCGCCCTTATCTACAGCACCCTGCTGTGTATCGGCAGCTGGTTCCTGTTCGCGCGCGTGCGCGGGCGCATCGCATTCTGGATCTGACCAACATGGCCTTTTTGGAAGCCCGCAATGTCGGGGTGGATTTTCCGCTCTATCATGGCAACGCCCGCAGCCTGAAGCGGGCCGTGTTCAACGCTGCCTCGGCCGGACGGTTCGGGCAGGATGCCCGCAAGCGAACCGTCGTGCAGGCGCTTCAGGATATCAGCTTTACACTTCGTCCCGGCGACAGGCTGGGGCTGGTCGGCAGTAACGGGGCGGGCAAGACCACCTTGCTGCGCGTGCTGGCCGGTATCTATGAGCCGACCACCGGCAGCGTGCAGGCCAGCGGTACCATCAACGCCCTGCTCGATACCACGATGGGCACCAATTCCGACCTTAGCGGCCATGACAATATTCGTCTGCGCGGGATGTATTCCGGTCTTTCCCACGACGAGATCGCCGCGCTGGAAAAAGACGTCGAGACCTTTGCCGATCTGAAAGAATTCATGCACCTGCCGATGCGGGTCTATTCCTCCGGTATGACGATCCGGCTGGCTTTTGGACTGGCCACATCGATCAGGCCGCAGATTCTGCTGATGGATGAGTGGTTCTCGGCCGGGGATTTCAGCTTCATGAGCCGCGCCAAGGCACGCATGGAGGGGCTGGTCAGAGACTCCGAAATTCTGGTCCTGTCCAGCCATTCGCATGACACGGTCGCGGAATGGTGCAACCGGGTCATCTGGATGGATCAGGGACGCATCGTGGCGGATGGTGCTCCGAAGGATGTGCTGGAAGCCTATCTCGGTCGTCCGCTTAAAGAGGCCGAACGCGCCGACGCCTTTGTTCCATCGTAAGGACATCACCATGACGGCACCATGCAGGCAGGCCATGCCGGGGGTCATGCGGCGTTTGCGCGCCGCCCGTTTGCTGATGCTGCTGGGCACCGCCCCGGTGCTTGCCCCGCTGGGTGCCTGCGCCGCCAATACCGGCCTGACCAATCTGAGACCCATCACCCTGCGGGATGGCTCCAACACCGTAGTGCATTTTGTCCCGGACGGGCGTGTGGGGTTGATCGTCGCCGCCCATAGTGGCAGCGCGCCGACCCGTAATGACGTTTTCGTCGTCCTGCTGCCCTCGCCCATGGCGGGAGAAGGCTGGAATATCGTCTCCATCAATGCCGGACCAACCCTGCGCGGTAACGGGCAGGCTGCGGTCCAGGACACGATTACCGCCGCTCAGGACGGCATTCCCGGCCTCCGCGCCGTCCGCTTCGCCCGCGGCAAAATGAACGGAATTCCCCAGACTTTCCTGCTCGCCGCCATGAAGGACGGAGACGGACGCAGCCCCGTCACGCTGGAAATTTACCGGCTCAGTGAAGGCAACCGCACAGGCGGTGAACAGTTTATACAGGTCCGGCAGTTCCGCTCCGGCCGCCATTACTGCTCGGCGGCGGATGCTTTGTCACGGGAATTCGGCCTGCCCTCCGACGCCCCCGATAGCGCCTGCTGAGACGGCACAGCATCCTGTTCCTGTGCTTCCAGCACCGCACGTTGCGTCATGGCATTATCGCCATGCATTCATCACTCTTTCTGCTAGTAGGATCGTGTTGATCAGGCATGCCCATCTCATATCGACCGGACAAAATCATGACAAGACGCCTTACGCTGTGCCGCCACCTTCTGACAGCGACATTGCTGATAACCCCGGCTGTTTTCACGGCCTTCCTGCCTGCGGCTTATGCCGCAGAGGATGCAACCGCCCGCACGGGATGGTATTTCCCGGCCCAAACCCTGCCGCTGGCAAAAGTGCTGGCTCCCCCGCCCGCCCCCGGCTCCGCCGCGCAGGAGAAGGATCTGAAGACCGTGCGCAAGGCTGAAGCCGCCCGCACACCGGAGTTGATCGCAGCCATCAAGGCAGACGCCCATATCAGCGTCTATCGCTTTGCCGATGTCATGGGGCCGGGCTTCATGCCAGAGAATCTGCCGCTGGCCGACAAGATGTTCAGGCATATGTCCGACGATATCCGTATCGCCATCATGGATGCCAAGAAAGAATTCAACCGGCCCCGCCCCTTCGTGGTAGATCCGAAAATCACCACCATCGTGCCACAGCCGCCCAACGCCTCCTATCCCAGCGGGCATACGGCTTTTGCTTATGCCAATGCCATCGTGCTCGCCGCCATGGCGCCAGAGAAAGCCGCCGAAATTTTTGCCCGTGCCCATCTGTACGGGCTGCACCGCATCATGGGCGGGGTACATTTTCCGACCGATGTCGAGGCAGGCAAAGTCTCTGGCAGCGTAATCGGCAGCAATTTCCTGCAATCTCCCCGGTTTCAGGCTGATTTCATCCCCGCCCGCAAGGAAGTGCGACATGCGCTGGGCCTGCCTGAAATACCCTGATCCCATACAAGGCTGAACATGGCATAAGGGAGGACCGGCATGACCGGTCCTCCCTTTTTTATCGACCAACCTGACGCGATGGCCGGGATCAGGCAGACAGCAGCCGCCCGGCGATCACTGCCAACACGCCGCCCAGCAAAGCCAGATAAGGCAACAGACCGGCACGGCTTTCTACGCCTTCCTCTTTCTGCATATGCAGATCCTTGATCGCGGCTTCAGGGAAGACGCCCTTATCCTGCACGTAATGACGGAACAGGAAGACCGGGATGATCATCGCCGCAACGATGATACCGGTCAGCAAGGTCCCACTGCCCCATACACCGGCCCCCATCCCCATCAGGAAGGCGTTGACGAAACCCAGCACCGCCCCCGTGCCTAGCAGCCAGCCGGGGCATTTGAACGGACGGGCCAGAAACGGACGATCAATCCGATGCAGCCAGCCTGCATTGAGGTTCATGAAGCTGAAAATGATATAGCCGACATTGGAAGCCGCCAGCACGAATACGTTATCGCTCAGCAGCAGCAGCAACATATTAAAGCAGAGATCAGTCCACATCGCATGGGTCGGCGCACCATGATGGTTCACATGCGACAGATAGCGCGGCAGCCAGCCATCGACCGATCCCTGATACAGCGTGCGCGATGACCCAGCCATGGCCGTCATGATCGATAGCAGCAAAGTCAGTACGAGCATGACAACGATGATATTCAGCATGATTCCCTGTGCCCCGATCATCGCCGCCATGGCACGGCCAACCCCCATGCCACTGTAAATATCGGGTGCCAGCATGCCATCCAGCCCCAG is from Granulibacter bethesdensis and encodes:
- a CDS encoding cation diffusion facilitator family transporter; translation: MASASSSRLVVFAALGGNFAIAVMKFAAAASTGSSAMLSEAVHSLVDTGNQLLMLWGMRCAARPATPEHPFGHGLELYFWSFMVAVLIFGLGAGVSIFEGIEKLRHPVSVTNVWPNYLVLGGSFLFEGIVWLLAMRAFLRQKGRLGVLEAAQASKDPTVFTVLFEDTAALLGLLTAGVGLGLAQWLDQPAFDAMASLVIGGILAVTALFLARESRSLLIGESAPQAVREHIRRIVASEPGVVCANEILTMHFGPSEVLVAISMDFENQRSAGAVEAAVSRIEQRIRSNYPEVRRVFVEAQGFETHRAFDQQSVPG
- a CDS encoding ABC transporter substrate-binding protein → MKTRFAGIIAAGVAAIMALVAYGAGAQEKRDTSPSVLGVGFLPGANQDFLRKNMLADLEARTHLKLRFFQWNGDVDTLGHLDGPADSVLEWPEAALDAACEHGLVMPLAKVLDNSDPHHAATGEAEQGNTHAAPAPLSPISPDNAKPSATAGDAQRNPVPHKSAAAGAAGIDWLPQGQGKCGLGAWMRSMVLVWDVSKFQSVEGWADFWDIAKYPGKRGLHRGAEGNLEIALMADGVSPGDVYNVLSGKDGQDRAFRKLAQLRPYIVWWETDAQAVHLMASGQVLMESAPAEQIFLADRAAETGAPSATGKTLRYGVQWSGNLYRIGWWAAPSGANPAIVQDFLRVWAGKEVQQTMAGQTGLGTFSPEALAGLSPQIIRWMPTADNHWQKGLKIDAAFWAKNGAMLNERLNQLMK
- a CDS encoding ABC transporter ATP-binding protein; the protein is MAFLEARNVGVDFPLYHGNARSLKRAVFNAASAGRFGQDARKRTVVQALQDISFTLRPGDRLGLVGSNGAGKTTLLRVLAGIYEPTTGSVQASGTINALLDTTMGTNSDLSGHDNIRLRGMYSGLSHDEIAALEKDVETFADLKEFMHLPMRVYSSGMTIRLAFGLATSIRPQILLMDEWFSAGDFSFMSRAKARMEGLVRDSEILVLSSHSHDTVAEWCNRVIWMDQGRIVADGAPKDVLEAYLGRPLKEAERADAFVPS
- a CDS encoding phosphatase PAP2 family protein, with the protein product MTRRLTLCRHLLTATLLITPAVFTAFLPAAYAAEDATARTGWYFPAQTLPLAKVLAPPPAPGSAAQEKDLKTVRKAEAARTPELIAAIKADAHISVYRFADVMGPGFMPENLPLADKMFRHMSDDIRIAIMDAKKEFNRPRPFVVDPKITTIVPQPPNASYPSGHTAFAYANAIVLAAMAPEKAAEIFARAHLYGLHRIMGGVHFPTDVEAGKVSGSVIGSNFLQSPRFQADFIPARKEVRHALGLPEIP
- a CDS encoding lytic transglycosylase domain-containing protein, which translates into the protein MDQIHPPSALLRRKAFRPAFGKLACIALLALMTACGNHSGRVNESQEAAQYQARASRNYSAPGSAEDPWGPYISEASQRFDVPERWVREVMRVESGGRLFHNGDLVTSPVGAMGLMQVMPGTYDELKVRYSLGEDAYDPHNNILAGTAYLRELYDLYGSPAFLAAYNAGPGRVDDLVNSGRSLPQETRRYVASIAPNIDGLYPISRSPAEQLASTTLSYDQLTTGGSHFSSPRAYAALDQSSSSSHGRSRSAATHGRVQTVRMASNSTHGGSSYGRHGAPVAARVQLASATSASRRGGFSLINRAEASPIQTRGIGSGGWAIQVGAYNSPHLAKAAAANAKASVTHGHTAVGTVKQRGATLYRARLTGMSRESAQAACSKINHGKGGCIVLSPDAQS
- a CDS encoding enoyl-CoA hydratase/isomerase family protein gives rise to the protein MEQKNLISLSQTVTIRQTGPTGWITLNRPSALNALNGEMVRAIQQTLDRWRDDPAVTAIILQGTGRAFCAGADVRRLREAVLADDMDVVEIFFREEYTLDHTIATYPKPILALVDGLCVGGGMGLAMHAHLLVATRSASFGMPETAIGLFPDVGASQVLPQLRGRTGLYMALTGRPIPAEMAHAAGLLTHLWPGEMSELVAGLERHGLAALVETDLPVPSSAFNHVFSRIDTCFSGTSLIDILDALASETSQWGEETLAAIREKAPAALCWTFEMMRTGQNLTLQQALNRDLAMAMTVTRLPDFAEGIRALLIDKDRTPHWQDARVEDVDPAMIASVLQSAASYPGTLC
- a CDS encoding ABC transporter permease, with protein sequence MRETEFFVESGSSFRVRNRLAMQDIADGLKLMRLGCTLGLLDIKGRYRGSMLGPFWMTLSTAVMVLALGLLYSQLLGQTVAQFLPYLSLSLVLWGFLQNIIQDGCAVFTSSEGMIRAVRMPFFVHATRSIIRNLVILAHNMLVFIAVFAFFRIWPGEAVFGAIPALLLWLIDGYALTIMMGILCARFRDVPPIVSNLVQIGFYITPIIWKPEQLLYGRDYLPLNPFYAMLAVLRDPILGLTPNWQVWTSALIYSTLLCIGSWFLFARVRGRIAFWI